The following proteins are co-located in the Anomalospiza imberbis isolate Cuckoo-Finch-1a 21T00152 chromosome 1, ASM3175350v1, whole genome shotgun sequence genome:
- the SMIM13 gene encoding small integral membrane protein 13, with protein MWQSIGLTLLVIVATLACVLLFMLCGWYVVWQLFLSKFKFLRELIGDTGSQQGDNEPSETETEQETPPSPQRGRQISARQRRAPAEDTT; from the exons ATGTGGCAGAGCATCGGGCTGACCCTGCTGGTGATCGTGGCCACGCTGGCCTGCGTGCTGCTCTTCATGCTGTGCG GATGGTATGTGGTCTGGCAGTTGTTCTTGTCCAAATTCAAATTCCTGAGAGAATTGATAGGTGATACGGGGTCCCAGCAGGGAGACAACGAGCCTTCCGAAACTGAAACAGAACAGGAAACTCCGCCCTCGCCTCAGAGAGGGAGACAGATATCGGCTCGGCAGCGAAGGGCACCTGCGGAAGACACGACTTAA